The following are from one region of the Harpia harpyja isolate bHarHar1 chromosome 4, bHarHar1 primary haplotype, whole genome shotgun sequence genome:
- the LOC128140798 gene encoding alpha-2-macroglobulin-like protein 1, with translation MKSPAALPVLLLLIPYLTAGASAAPSYVVTSPAVIYHPHTAMLWVHLSGLHKPVQVTVQLQSADRTHDITLLERNVQEPHLYLNITFPAPAPTKGKEEIVDLHVSIQGDSLAVSEKKKVMLRALEPGIFIQTDKAVYKPGQQVKFRIVSLDKDFTPSNKKLPLVLLKDPSGNRIAQWREVSPRQGIVDLSLPLAAEPALGTYIIEVEGKSHSFSVEEYVLPKFEMTINLPPVVLEKDKKFQVEICGRYTYGKPVRGKVQASLCQSFRYIGILYRPDSAPQKETNCIEVSGQTEKNGCFSTEVLLTAFNFTSSTHEKQFQVQALLVEDGTGLEMKNTKSCKILPETLTVTFENTDDFYKPGIPYTGTMLLKGASGAVLPQKQLLLVVSQQGKDTRQTFLTDRSGRASFELETSGWSGMVYLHGQVNETAHTQNDSSTPIYLNAYLHLSPFLSVSRSFLRIRRLESELPCGQPQQLWVDFLFSKKALGTQLENLDVVFLVSPSPGRGTIATVLRKEVPAEAGLRGFFSLELPIGPELAPTAKVLGYVVLPNSEMVADSTELKVAKCFLNKVKMAFSEDRALPGSALQLELEAAPGSLCAVRAVDRSVLLLKPEAELNTEAVYKVLPEFNHPGSIWDPSPCSAFSWDYRPSFDVPILPVLPRQRDFFHSRRHILPFLRNSHMATYKLFQKAALKLFTNAKTSDVCEKRFGLPEMLGSQGPRGGFNSYVTSLRKETDVPEVMYSAVPEVMDRDIPVVAVQEEPPAPRTYFPETWLWDLVPVGEGGSTEMTVIVPDAITEWKAGMFCTSPLGLGLAPAISLTAFKPFFVELALPYAVVRHEAFTLVATVFNYLRQCLRVRVTLAESAELEVSASTDEVYGGCICADEARTFRWGVRATSLGEVNITISTEALSSKELCGNETPVVPAQGRVDTLIKPLLVQPGGILVEKAHNSLLCQEAAEEISLEVPANILEGSQRAHVTVMGDIMGNALQNLDRLLAMPYGCGEQNMVRFAPNIYIQQYLEKSRQLHPDIRAKAQGFLQSGYQRELLYKHDDGSYSAFGKSDPTGNTWLTAFVLKSFGQARAYVAIEERHIQDALHWLQKQQQQTGCFRSVGRLFNNALQGGVSDELSLSAYVTAAMLELGLSPMDPKVSSALQCLKASATDDLYTLALLAYVFGLAGHREQQQVQLQRLAQHNVSAGGQLYWQRKGKPLAPSQLSWAVAIPVEVEMTAYVLLAYLSQPQVSSADLATASQIVRWLSKQQNPYGGFASTQDTVVALQALAKYAALTYGSNGDFTVTVTSPTGTTQDFVLHNSNRLVLQRAALHQLPGTYGVRAHGQGCALVQVTLRYNVPPPPSVGAFDLRVETEPGECTVDASARFRLVLRARYTGERPTTNMVVIEAKLPSGYIPDKSSMVELKRQKLVKKVEVQLDQVTIYLDQLTKKEETFAFTATQDFPVRNLQPATVTLYDYYETGDRTDAAYSAPCSSEADGQEQENF, from the exons GAGTTATGTGGTCACATCCCCAGCTGTCATCTACCACCCCCACACAGCGATGCTGTGGGTCCATCTCAGTGGCCTTCACAAGCCGGTCCAGGTGACTGTCCAGCTGCAGAGTGCAGACAGGACCCATGACATCACACTGCTGGAAAGGAATGTCCAGGAGCCTCATCTGTACCTGAACATCACCTTCCCT GCTCCGGCCCCCAccaaagggaaggaggaaatcGTAGATCTGCACGTCTCAATCCAGGGAGATTCTCTGGCTGTCTCCGAGAAGAAGAAGGTGATGCTGAGAGCCCTGGAGCCTGGGATCTTCATACAGACAGACAAAGCTGTCTACAAGCCTGGACAGCAAG TGAAGTTTCGAATTGTCTCTCTGGATAAAGACTTCACTCCCAGCAATAAGAAG CTGCCCCTTGTGCTCCTGAAG GATCCCAGTGGGAACCGCATCGCGCAGTGGCGGGAGGTGAGCCCGCGGCAGGGCATCGTGGATTTGTCCCTCCCGCTGGCTGCAGAGCCGGCCCTGGGCACGTACATCATCgaggtggaagggaagagccatTCCTTCAGCGTGGAGGAATATG TGCTGCCCAAGTTTGAGATGACCATTAATCTCCCCCCTGTGGTGCTGGAAAAGGACAAGAAGTTCCAGGTGGAGATTTGTGGACG GTACACCTACGGGAAGCCCGTCCGGGGGAAGGTCCAGGCAAGCTTGTGCCAGTCCTTCAGGTACATCGGGATTCTGTACAGACCTGATAGTGCCCCCCAGAAAGAGACGAACTGCATCGAGGTTAGCGGGCAG ACTGAGAAGAATGGCTGCTTTTCAACAGAGGTTTTGTTGACTGCCTTCAACTTTACCAGCTCCACGCATGAGAAGCAATTCCAAGTCCAGGCATTGCTGGTGGAGGATGGGACAG GGCTGGAGATGAAAAATACCAAGAGCTGCAAGATTTTACCTGAAACCCTCACCGTCACCTTTGAAAACACTGATGATTTCTACAAGCCCGGCATCCCCTACACTGGGACG ATGCTGCTGAAGGGAGCCAGCGGTGCCGTGCTGCCGCAGAAGCAGCTCTTGCTCGTCGTTAGCCAGCAAGGAAAAGATACGAGACAGACCTTCCTGACAGACAGATCTGGGAGAGCCTCCTTTGAGCTGGAGACCTCTGGTTGGAGTGGCATGGTCTACCTGCAT GGTCAAGTCAACGAGACAGCTCACACCCAGAACGACAGCTCGACACCCATCTACCTAAACGCTTACTTGCACCTCAGCCCCTTCTTGTCGGTGAGCAGGAGCTTCCTGCGGATCCGCCGGCTGGAGAGCGAGCTGCCCTGcggccagccccagcagctctgggTGGACTTTCTCTTCAGCAAGAAAGCCTTGGGGACTCAGCTGGAGAACCTGGATGTGGTCTTCCTGGTAAGTCCCAGCCCAGGGAG GGGGACCATTGCCACCGTCCTCAGGAAAGAGGTGCCTGCAGAGGCTG GGCTGAGAGGCTTCTTCTCCCTGGAGCTGCCCATCGGCCCCGAGCTGGCACCCACAGCCAAGGTGCTGGGCTACGTGGTGCTGCCCAACAGCGAGATGGTGGCTGACAGCACCGAGCTCAAGGTGGCCAAGTGCTTCCTCAACAAG gtgaagATGGCTTTTTCGGAAGACAGGGCTCTGCCCGGCTCGGcgctgcagctggagctggaggctgCCCCAGGGTCCCTGTGTGCCGTCCGTGCCGTGGACCGCAGCGTGCTGCTCTTGAAGCCTGAGGCTGAGCTCAACACGGAGGCG GTCTACAAAGTACTCCCTGAATTCAACCACCCTGGAAGCATTTGGGACCCATCACCCTGTTCAGCATTTTCCTGGGACTATCGCCCCAGCTTTGACGTTCCCATCCTCCCAGTTCTACCGAGGCAGCGAGACTTCTTTCACTCAAGGAGGCATATCTTACCTTTCCTGAGGAATTCCCACATGGCCACCTACAAGTTATTTCAG aaagcagcactgaagctTTTCACCAATGCCAAGACCAGCGATGTTTGTGAAAAGAGGTTCGGCTTGCCCGAGATGCTGGGTTCCCAAGGTCCCAGAG GTGGCTTTAATTCCTATGTGACCTCTTTGAGGAAAGAAACTGATGTCCCAGAAGTAATGTACAGTGCTGTCCCAGAAGTAATGGACCGTGATATCCCAGTCGTCGCTGTCCAGGAAGAGCCACCAGCACCCCGGACATATTTCCCAGAGACATGGCTGTGGGACCTGGTCCCCGTGGG GGAGGGGGGCTCCACGGAGATGACGGTGATAGTGCCTGACGCCATCACCGAGTGGAAAGCCGGGATGTTCTGCACGTCCCCGTTGGGCTTGGGGCTGGCCCCCGCCATCAGCCTCACGGCCTTCAAGCCCTTCTTCGTGGAGCTGGCGCTGCCCTATGCTGTGGTCCGCCATGAAGCCTTCACCCTCGTGGCCACCGTCTTCAACTACCTGCGGCAGTGCCTGCGG GTTCGGGTGACGCTGGCGGAGTCGGCGGAGCTGGAGGTGTCGGCGAGCACGGACGAGGTGTACGGTGGTTGTATCTGTGCGGACGAAGCGAGGACTTTCCGGTGGGGCGTGCGAGCCACCAGCCTGG GGGAAGTGAACATCACCATCAGCACCGAGGCCCTCAGCTCCAAGGAGCTCTGTGGCAACGAGACGCCCGTGGTGCCGGCCCAGGGGCGCGTGGACACCTTGATAAAGCCCTTGCTGGTGCAG CCTGGGGGGATCCTGGTGGAGAAGGCGCACaactccctgctctgccaggaaG ctgctgaagaaatctCCTTGGAGGTTCCTGCAAACATCTTGGAGGGCTCCCAGCGAGCCCACGTCACTGTGATGG GCGACATCATGGGCAACGCTCTGCAGAACCTGGACCGCCTCCTGGCCATGCCCTACGGCTGTGGGGAGCAGAACATGGTTCGCTTCGCCCCCAACATCTACATCCAGCAGtacctggagaagagcaggcagcTGCACCCCGACATCCGTGCCAAGGCACAGGGCTTCCTGCAGAGCG GGTACCAGCGAGAGCTGCTCTACAAACATGATGATGGCTCTTACAGCGCCTTCGGGAAGAGCGATCCTACAGGCAATACCTG GTTGACAGCATTTGTCCTCAAGTCCTTCGGGCAAGCCAGAGCCTACGTGGCCATCGAGGAACGGCACATCCAGGATGCGCTGCactggctgcagaagcagcagcagcagacaggtTGCTTCCGCAGTGTGGGAAGGCTCTTCAACAACGCCTTGCAG GGAGGCGTCTCGGACGAGCTCTCGCTGTCGGCTTATGTCACGGCTGCGATGCTGGAGCTGGGGCTCTCCCCAATG GACCCGAAGGTGAGCTCGGCCctgcagtgcctgaaggcttCGGCCACGGACGACCTCTACACGCTGGCGCTGCTCGCCTACGTCTTCGGGCTGGCGGggcacagggagcagcagcaagTCCAGCTGCAGAGGCTGGCCCAGCACAACGTCAGCGCAG GGGGGCAGCTCTACTGGCAGAGGAAGGGGAAGCCTCTGGCCCCCTCGCAGCTCTCCTGGGCTGTCGCCATACCGGTGGAGGTGGAGATGACCGCCTACGTCCTCCTGGCCTACCTCTCCCAGCCCCAAGTGTCCTCTGCCGACCTGGCGACTGCTTCCCAAATCGTCCGCTGGCTCAGCAAACAGCAAAACCCCTACGGGGGCTTCGCCTCCACGCAG GACACGGTGGTGGCCCTGCAAGCCCTGGCCAAGTATGCCGCCCTGACATACGGCAGCAATGGGGACTTCACTGTGACGGTGACGTCCCCGACGGGCACCACGCAGGACTTtgtgctgcacaacagcaaccgGCTGGTGCTGCAGCGGGCGGCTCTGCaccagctgccggggacctacgGGGTGCGAGCCCACGGGCAGGGCTGCGCCCTGGTGCAG GTGACCCTGCGCTATAATGTGCCACCCCCTCCGAGTGTGGGGGCCTTTGACCTCCGCGTGGAGACTGAGCCCGGGGAGTGCACGGTGGATGCCAGCGCCCGCTTCCGCCTCGTCCTCCGGGCACG GTACACAGGGGAGCGTCCCACCACCAACATGGTTGTCATCGAGGCCAAGCTGCCATCTGGCTACATCCCGGACAAGAGCTCCATGGTGGAG CTGAAGAGGCAGAAGCTGGTGAAGAAGGTGGAGGTGCAGCTCGACCAGGTGACGATTTACCTGGACCAG CTGACGAAGAAGGAGGAGACCTTCGCCTTCACCGCCACGCAGGACTTCCCGGTGAGGAACCTCCAGCCGGCCACCGTGACGCTGTACGACTACTATGAGACGG GTGACCGCACAGATGCTGCCTACAGTGCACCCTGCAGTTCAG agGCTGATGGTCAGGAACAGGAAAACTTCTAG
- the FTSJ3 gene encoding pre-rRNA 2'-O-ribose RNA methyltransferase FTSJ3, whose amino-acid sequence MGKKSKLGKSRRDKFYHLAKETGFRSRSSFKLLQLNRKFQFLQKARALLDLCAAPGGWLQVASKFMPVSSLIIGVDLVPIKPIPNVVTLQEDITTEKCRQALRKELQTWKVDVVLNDGAPNVGASWVHDAYSQANLTLMALKLACEFLCKGGWFITKVFRSRDYQPLLWIFQQFFHKVQATKPQASRNESAEIFVVCQGYQAPDKIDSKFFDPKYAFKEVEVQTKSVSELVSKKKPKAEGYADGDMTLYHRFTLMDFLKAPNPVDFLSKANEITLGDGELENHSSTTEELRQCCKDIRVLGRKELRALLNWRTKLRRFLAKKLKEQAKELDINLSSDEEEEGKEEEKKEKKTSPRAAADEVVKEEEEEVELALAEMKAKELAELKRKKKKILKEQRKQRERVELKMDLPGVSIADDGDTSMFSLRAIHRTPLLNEVTRGDMASADALLEIGPGDDDIYVSDHEEEDDVSLASDLDPEELVEIEARQRRLERERREQGAKRVKFKQKEEEEEGAEEENPLLVPLEEKSVLEERQTSLWFGKDAFAGIEDDADEGLELGQSQMLAERQRESQRDKATRKGQKKNVPQEEAPAEPPLAADTGPDAGKAQDEQSSDDDSSSDEERPPTPVGRKRGRVEPCGFEVVPIENPVKRARVLDAEGLALGSVIATSKKAKRDLIDDSFNRYSFNEDEGELPEWFTEEEKQHRRKQIPVDRQTVEAYRQRWREINARPIKKVAEAKARKKRRMLKKMEQMKKKAEAVVSTVDISEREKVAQLRRIYKKAGLAKEKRQVTYLVAKKGVGPRVRRPPGVKGQFKVVDSRLKKDVRAQKRKEQKKKRRK is encoded by the exons ATGGGCAAGAAAAGCAAATTGGGCAAGAGCCGGAGGGACAAGTTCTACCACCTGGCCAAGGAGACGG GCTTTCGCTCCCGCTCCTCCTTCAAGCTTCTCCAGCTCAACAGGAAGTTCCAGTTCCTGCAGAAGGCCCGGGCGCTGCTGGACCTGTGTGCGGCCCCCGGCGGGTG GCTGCAGGTGGCTTCCAAATTCATGCCAGTTTCCAGCTTGATCATTG GGGTGGACTTGGTCCCCATCAAGCCCATTCCCAATGTGGTGACGCTGCAGGAGGACATCACCACTGAAAAGTGCCGCCAG GCCCTGCGCAAGGAGCTGCAGACGTGGAAGGTGGACGTGGTGCTGAACGACGGAGCACCCAACGTGGGAGCCAGCTGGGTGCATGATGCCTACTCCCAAG ccaaCCTGACCCTCATGGCCCTGAAACTGGCCTGCGAATTCCTCTGCAAAGGAGGCTGGTTCATCACTAAGGTTTTTCGTTCCCGGGACTACCAGCCACTCCTCTGGATCTTCCAGCAGTTCTTCCACAAGGTCCAGGCGACCAAGCCCCAAGCCTCTCGCAACGAGTCCGCTGAGATCTTCGTGGTGTGCCAGG GTTATCAGGCTCCGGACAAAATTGACAGCAAGTTCTTTGACCCAAAATATGCCTTCAAGGAGGTGGAGGTTCAGACTAAGTCTGTTAGTGAGCTGGTCAGCAAAAAGAAGCCAAAG GCAGAAGGGTACGCAGATGGCGACATGACTCTCTACCACCGCTTCACCCTGATGGACTTCCTCAAGGCTCCCAACCCTGTTGACTTCCTCTCCAAGGCCAATGAG ATCACACTGGGGGATGGTGAGCTGGAGAATCACAGTTCCACCACGGAGGAGCTGCGTCAGTGCTGCAAGGACATCCGCGTGCTGGGACGCAAAGAGCTCAG AGCCCTGCTGAACTGGAGGACAAAGTTGCGGCGTTTCTTGGCCAAAAAGCTGAAAGAGCAGGCGAAGGAGCTGGATATCAA CCTGAGCTCcgatgaagaggaggaaggcaaagaggaggagaagaaggagaagaagacgTCACCAAGAGCCGCAGCTGATGAAGtggtgaaagaggaggaggaagaggtagaGCTGGCATTGGCAGAGATGAAAGCCAAGGAGCTAGCAGAGTTAAAGAG aaagaagaagaaaatcctgaagGAACAGCGGAAGCAGCGTGAGCGTGTGGAGCTGAAGATGGACCTCCCTGGTGTCTCCATCGCTGATGATGGTGACACCAGCATGTTCTCCCTCCGGGCTATCCACAGGACCCCg CTGCTGAATGAGGTGACCCGGGGGGACATGGCATCGGCAGATGCCCTCTTGGAGATAGGACCTGGGGACGATGATATTTATGTCTCAGATCATGAAGAAGAGGACGATGTGTCCCTGGCCAGCGATCTGGACCCAGAGGAGCTGGTTGAGATAGAGGCCCGTCAGCGCCGGCTGGAGCGAGAAAGGCGAGAGCAGGGTGCAAAGAG GGTGAAGTTtaagcagaaggaagaggaggaggaaggagcagaagagGAGAATCCCCTGCTGGTGCCCCTGGAGGAGAAGTCGGTGCTGGAGGAACGGCAGACCAGCCTGTGGTTTGGGAAG gaCGCCTTTGCTGGCATCGAGGATGATGCAGATGAGGGCCTGGAGCTGGGGCAGTCGCAGATGTTGGCTGAGAGACAGCGCGAGTCTCAGAGAG ACAAAGCAACAAGGAAAGGGCAGAAGAAGAATGTACCCCAGGAGGAAGCTCCAGCTGAGCCCCCACTTGCCGCAGACACAGGACCTGACGCTGGTAAAGCGCAGGATGAACAGAGCAGCGATGATGACAGCAGCAGTGACGAGGAGAG GCCACCAACACCAGTGGGGAGGAAGCGGGGCCGTGTTGAGCCGTGTGGCTTTGAGGTGGTACCCATTGAGAACCCAG TGAAAAGAGCCCGTGTCCTGGACGCAGAGGGCCTGGCGCTTGGCTCCGTCATCGCCACCTCCAAAAAGGCCAAGCGGGACCTGATTGATGACTCCTTCAACAG GTATTCCTTCAACGAGGATGAGGGAGAGCTGCCAGAGTGGTTCacagaggaggagaagcagcaccgGCGCAAGCAGATACCCGTGGACCGACAGACAGTTGAAGCATATCGGCAGCGCTGGCGTGAAATCAACGCCCGCCCCATCAAGAAGGTGGCAGAGGCCAAGGCCCGCAAGAAGCGACGG ATGCTGAAGAAGATGGAGCAGatgaagaagaaagcagaggccGTGGTGAGCACGGTGGATATCTCGGAGCGGGAGAAGGTGGCCCAGCTGCGGCG CATCTACAAGAAGGCTGGGCTGGCCAAGGAGAAACGGCAGGTCACCTACTTGGTGGCTAAGAAAGGCGTAGGACCCCGGGTGCGCCGTCCTCCCGGCGTCAAGGGCCAGTTCAAGGTCGTCGACAGCCGCCTGAAGAAGGACGTGAGGGCTCAGAAGcgcaaagaacagaagaaaaaacgcCGTAAGTGA